In one window of Maribacter sp. BPC-D8 DNA:
- a CDS encoding ligand-binding sensor domain-containing protein, whose translation MKKTTYIYKGITRVSSLLLLLFSVFIISCNGQQKEKNSRTSLKDIPLQKTDSPKNEYNSPFLQPEINVPISEFVRRIFQDKSGNLWFGTNGDGVARYNGKSLDYFSVNEGFGGVAVRGIIEDNDGNIWFGTERGLTKYDGNSFENFTEKDGLNNDNIWSLFIDSKGIIWIGSLEGINLFDGEKFSSFTVPEAKPDYNRGVTSAKIIHSIMEDSKGSMWFGTNAGAYFYDGKSLVNLSEKDGLCNNAVNDILEDKNGNIWFATHYAGVCFWDGKSFTKIATKERENSTEVWSLFEDTSGQIWFPIESFGVYRYDSTTAINFNENDGLKSGAIQCIFEDNEGKIWLGGYMGLFRFDGTSFYSVSQNGILKE comes from the coding sequence ATGAAAAAGACGACATATATCTATAAGGGCATTACTCGTGTATCGTCTTTACTCCTACTCCTGTTTTCTGTCTTTATCATTTCTTGTAATGGTCAACAAAAAGAAAAAAACTCAAGAACTTCATTGAAAGACATTCCGTTACAAAAAACGGATTCACCTAAAAATGAATACAATAGCCCTTTTCTTCAACCCGAAATCAATGTACCCATAAGCGAATTTGTTCGTAGAATATTTCAAGATAAAAGTGGAAATCTATGGTTTGGCACCAACGGAGATGGTGTTGCACGGTATAATGGAAAATCTCTTGACTATTTTTCTGTCAATGAGGGTTTTGGTGGTGTTGCCGTTAGGGGAATTATAGAAGATAATGACGGTAATATTTGGTTCGGTACCGAACGCGGATTAACGAAATACGATGGGAATTCTTTTGAGAATTTCACAGAAAAAGACGGACTGAACAATGATAATATTTGGAGTCTTTTTATAGATAGTAAGGGCATAATTTGGATAGGTAGCTTGGAAGGAATCAATTTATTTGATGGTGAAAAATTTTCATCGTTTACTGTACCGGAAGCTAAACCAGATTACAACAGAGGTGTTACTAGTGCTAAAATTATTCATAGTATTATGGAAGACAGCAAAGGTAGCATGTGGTTTGGAACTAATGCCGGTGCATATTTTTATGATGGAAAATCATTAGTAAATCTTTCTGAAAAAGATGGATTATGCAATAACGCCGTCAATGATATTTTAGAGGATAAAAATGGTAATATTTGGTTTGCCACTCACTATGCAGGAGTTTGTTTTTGGGACGGAAAATCTTTCACTAAAATTGCTACAAAAGAAAGAGAAAATAGTACCGAAGTATGGAGCTTATTTGAAGATACATCTGGTCAAATTTGGTTTCCGATTGAAAGTTTTGGCGTCTATCGATACGATAGCACAACTGCCATAAATTTCAACGAAAACGACGGACTTAAAAGTGGTGCCATACAATGTATATTTGAAGATAATGAAGGGAAAATATGGCTGGGCGGCTACATGGGATTGTTCCGTTTTGACGGAACCTCTTTTTATAGCGTAAGCCAAAATGGTATTTTAAAAGAATAG
- a CDS encoding DUF6493 family protein, whose product MSGVIKMFEEKLAKEEITGITKWLLDYEWGYRKTLLEYLKQYDEEKRKTLSQVQITIITLLNFSCQGVLNLTEIDLDVSALSDIELEEILCFYDLQKPESKYKEIKADIASPESFLTRIPYTVIKALYEKKKVPFDRQIFVACLIRFNVWHKSHFTEKLKPEAAEKVDRIFPKDEFTLDILMAVFEMELGVDGAFYLERDLNIGAIILKLVNDGTLDKGKVQQKIFEAFNNPTLKQSTQSWVKNVYVGLKFSKEENLACQAQFIELLHNDVNLISNFSLKILKQISTDKTFDWSYFIDSLDGIVYRKKFNGGLKLALGMLYKKLQKDKTLLEKTCVNLVPIFVQEEASIQEEAVKVFSLLENNNEVLSEALEPFISTMHSETKSALAFLLSSEDLALEIPYEKYKQEKYTPLPSSALQKLEYIATEDDFIFLCTKVLKSQDALDYELFLEGLLRFYHIKDTQKKALGSALKMAKRMTESMHIEATAREGIHHIFVAKLICIWLDPEEVTIEEEIKNWKTQKGTGKYLHDYTEVRFLTFYRLLGRLSFIAKTIREDKEIVLLSTPTYTNGSIDINVFFERLYVYEQNKISINETDFNIALNRLNRWSTYNKPQENKSEYRDILNYILDEKVTFDPKKIKSLENSWFTAFVIKNQSKSPEAIDFFLTKKAKWWTAEAKDLFKFGMRYSDSSSYKWANITFDLAYTRDDETVVDVNHFSYYLLNYEYIIADVSHWFLKDRYYLEPLYLSLILNNYRFLSEMEARESKSTMAALLESIKNPIPLEQNGMMFLCLSLFAGNTTVRNTALEWLLELIEADYLDLPLFSKFVTQMLSNEHHPFPIKRVSEQFEQLHQMGGKYVDVLHHTLQEILAQIDPENLPKSFKNILHFYYEILKSTDSEIPKKIKENLEAMSDKNAVKKEVKKILAV is encoded by the coding sequence ATGAGCGGAGTAATAAAGATGTTTGAAGAAAAACTCGCCAAAGAAGAGATAACAGGAATTACGAAATGGTTGCTAGATTATGAATGGGGATATAGAAAAACCCTACTTGAGTATTTAAAACAATATGATGAAGAGAAAAGAAAAACTCTTTCTCAAGTTCAAATTACAATAATAACGCTATTAAATTTTAGTTGTCAGGGGGTTTTAAATTTAACCGAAATAGACCTTGATGTTTCTGCCTTGAGTGATATCGAACTTGAAGAAATTTTATGTTTTTATGACCTACAAAAACCAGAAAGCAAGTATAAAGAGATTAAAGCAGATATCGCAAGTCCTGAAAGTTTTCTAACCCGCATACCTTACACGGTTATTAAAGCATTATATGAAAAGAAAAAAGTACCTTTTGATAGGCAAATTTTTGTAGCCTGCTTAATTCGTTTTAATGTTTGGCACAAATCTCATTTTACAGAAAAATTAAAACCTGAAGCTGCCGAAAAGGTAGATCGCATTTTTCCGAAAGATGAGTTTACTTTAGATATTTTAATGGCTGTTTTTGAAATGGAACTAGGCGTTGATGGAGCTTTTTATTTAGAACGCGATTTAAATATTGGTGCTATTATTTTAAAATTAGTAAATGACGGCACATTAGATAAAGGCAAGGTTCAGCAGAAAATATTTGAAGCATTCAACAACCCTACGCTAAAACAAAGCACTCAATCTTGGGTTAAAAATGTTTACGTCGGACTCAAGTTTTCTAAAGAAGAAAATCTGGCTTGTCAAGCACAATTCATAGAATTACTGCATAATGATGTAAATTTAATCAGCAATTTTAGTCTTAAAATATTAAAACAAATTTCTACTGATAAAACTTTCGATTGGTCTTATTTTATCGACTCTTTAGATGGTATTGTGTATCGCAAAAAGTTTAATGGCGGATTAAAACTTGCCCTGGGTATGCTTTATAAAAAGCTTCAGAAAGACAAAACTCTTTTAGAAAAAACGTGTGTAAATTTAGTCCCCATATTTGTTCAAGAAGAAGCTAGTATTCAAGAAGAAGCTGTTAAAGTGTTTAGCTTATTAGAAAATAACAACGAGGTTTTAAGTGAAGCTTTAGAGCCTTTTATAAGTACCATGCACAGCGAAACAAAATCTGCCTTAGCATTTCTATTATCTAGCGAAGATTTAGCATTAGAGATTCCCTATGAAAAATATAAACAAGAAAAATACACTCCCCTACCTAGTTCTGCGCTTCAAAAATTAGAATATATAGCCACTGAAGACGATTTTATTTTTCTATGTACCAAAGTGCTAAAAAGTCAAGATGCCTTAGATTATGAATTGTTTCTAGAAGGACTTTTACGCTTTTACCATATAAAAGACACGCAGAAAAAGGCTTTAGGCTCTGCTCTAAAAATGGCGAAGAGAATGACAGAGAGCATGCATATCGAAGCTACAGCTAGAGAAGGTATTCATCATATTTTTGTAGCCAAATTAATCTGTATTTGGTTAGATCCTGAGGAAGTTACCATTGAAGAAGAAATAAAAAACTGGAAAACCCAAAAAGGGACAGGTAAATATTTACATGACTATACCGAGGTTAGATTCTTGACCTTTTATAGGTTATTGGGGCGCTTGTCATTTATAGCAAAAACCATTAGAGAAGATAAAGAAATAGTACTTCTTAGTACCCCAACATATACAAATGGATCAATAGATATCAATGTCTTTTTTGAAAGACTTTATGTATACGAGCAAAACAAAATATCTATAAATGAAACTGATTTTAATATTGCCTTAAACCGACTAAACAGGTGGTCTACGTATAATAAGCCTCAAGAAAACAAATCTGAGTATAGAGATATATTGAACTATATTTTAGATGAAAAAGTAACTTTTGACCCTAAAAAAATAAAGAGTTTAGAAAACAGCTGGTTCACTGCCTTTGTCATCAAAAACCAATCTAAAAGCCCAGAAGCCATAGACTTTTTCTTAACCAAAAAAGCAAAATGGTGGACGGCAGAAGCTAAAGATCTCTTTAAATTCGGAATGCGATATTCTGACTCTAGCAGCTATAAATGGGCTAACATAACATTTGACCTAGCATACACTAGAGATGATGAAACAGTGGTTGACGTAAATCATTTTTCGTATTACTTATTAAATTATGAATATATAATTGCAGATGTATCACATTGGTTTCTTAAAGACCGTTATTACCTAGAACCCCTATACCTCTCATTGATACTAAACAACTACAGATTTCTTTCAGAGATGGAAGCACGAGAAAGTAAATCTACCATGGCAGCACTGCTTGAGAGTATTAAAAACCCAATTCCGCTTGAACAAAACGGAATGATGTTTTTATGCTTGAGTCTTTTTGCAGGGAATACCACAGTAAGAAATACTGCATTAGAATGGCTACTAGAATTAATAGAAGCAGACTATTTGGACCTACCCCTATTTTCCAAATTCGTTACTCAGATGCTTAGTAACGAGCATCATCCTTTTCCAATTAAAAGAGTCAGCGAACAGTTTGAACAATTACACCAAATGGGTGGAAAATATGTAGATGTTCTTCACCATACACTTCAAGAAATTTTAGCGCAGATAGACCCTGAAAACCTACCAAAAAGTTTTAAAAATATTTTACATTTCTACTATGAAATCTTAAAATCTACTGACTCAGAAATTCCAAAAAAAATAAAAGAAAATTTAGAAGCTATGTCAGATAAAAATGCAGTAAAAAAAGAGGTTAAAAAAATATTAGCAGTTTAA
- a CDS encoding SMI1/KNR4 family protein, with protein MTDLKELIELISKDSNCKVFEPNDKLVIENKIPDDLDVFFKMTNGISLFENETFGIKIVGKEEFISTNKYLYPEDDVIWEELENDVTNEWFLIAKSDALSQYISIDLTVKNNGKCYDSFLETHGEEGMSEIVANNFTELLWRLYSSKGKGDSWYWIASEFKSLGDAFD; from the coding sequence ATGACCGACTTAAAAGAACTTATTGAATTAATTTCTAAAGATTCAAATTGTAAGGTTTTTGAACCAAATGATAAGTTAGTAATTGAAAATAAGATTCCTGATGATTTAGATGTATTCTTTAAAATGACTAACGGTATTAGTTTGTTTGAAAATGAAACTTTTGGTATCAAAATAGTAGGAAAAGAAGAGTTTATCTCAACGAATAAATACCTCTACCCTGAAGATGATGTAATTTGGGAAGAACTTGAAAACGATGTTACTAATGAATGGTTCTTAATAGCGAAAAGTGATGCTTTATCTCAATATATCAGTATTGATCTAACAGTTAAAAACAATGGAAAATGTTATGATAGTTTTCTTGAAACACATGGCGAAGAAGGAATGTCTGAAATTGTAGCAAATAACTTTACAGAATTACTCTGGCGTCTTTATAGTTCGAAAGGAAAAGGAGATTCTTGGTATTGGATTGCTAGTGAGTTTAAAAGTTTGGGAGACGCATTTGATTGA
- a CDS encoding IS3 family transposase has product MKVAPINRNERLLSIGTICNAFDLKRDAYYKYQKRFLIKKQIEQDIIELVRQSRRTLPREGTRKLMRSLKDEFHKYDIKVGRDRLFRILRENNLLIRRKRYSCRTTNSYHRFYKYNNIIKDLKINRPNQVWASDITYIRTIKGFCYLALITDMYSRKIVGYDLSDSLELKGCVRALNKAIYNAKNIDSLIHHSDRGIQYCSNVYTQILKRKKIEISMTEENHCYENALAERVNGILKDEFYLDQTFTSVVHAKKAAKNAIKLYNSKRLHLSLDYKTPNYVHQYAA; this is encoded by the coding sequence ATGAAAGTAGCACCGATAAACCGTAATGAAAGACTGTTATCCATTGGTACTATCTGCAATGCTTTTGATTTGAAAAGAGATGCCTATTACAAATACCAAAAAAGGTTTTTAATCAAAAAACAGATAGAACAGGATATAATCGAACTTGTTCGGCAAAGTAGAAGAACACTGCCCAGAGAAGGCACCAGAAAACTCATGAGGTCATTAAAAGATGAGTTTCACAAGTATGACATCAAAGTAGGCAGAGACCGGCTATTCCGTATCTTAAGAGAAAACAATTTGCTCATAAGAAGAAAGAGATACTCCTGTAGAACTACCAATTCATATCACAGATTCTACAAGTATAATAACATTATAAAAGACTTGAAGATCAATAGGCCTAATCAGGTTTGGGCATCCGATATTACCTATATCAGAACTATAAAAGGATTCTGTTACCTGGCATTGATTACGGACATGTACTCCCGTAAAATCGTTGGATACGACCTGAGTGATAGCCTTGAACTAAAAGGTTGTGTCAGAGCTTTAAATAAGGCTATTTACAATGCTAAGAACATTGACAGCCTTATTCATCACTCCGACAGAGGTATTCAATATTGTAGTAACGTCTATACCCAAATACTAAAAAGAAAGAAAATAGAAATTAGTATGACAGAAGAAAACCATTGCTATGAAAACGCCCTAGCCGAAAGGGTCAACGGTATTCTAAAAGATGAATTCTATCTTGACCAGACTTTTACAAGCGTTGTACATGCTAAAAAAGCAGCCAAAAATGCAATCAAATTATACAACTCTAAAAGATTGCATTTATCTTTAGATTATAAAACACCAAATTACGTGCATCAATATGCCGCTTAA
- a CDS encoding SWIM zinc finger family protein: MDISYQYCQVSSLKKTEKESRLFLAHFNEEYSQAETPCFFWGKLNNPYLVARSLLTLSKVVAANYMPLGSSLRDPVITAGGNKLRLEAFSSCCSVYAKVDLLPASLEGDFLQQGTTNVDFNTEMISALSKIRKNEEVFFSIGEKDFVLQKDNNSVVEKKVSLPLRWIKGMATVQVLASELTPFLKLDKLQIQLLFRSVPKGNINDDYYLSLRGRRPNLSPVKSPKSICIGGVHRLRLLDGLVNLADSLTIYAMETENATAFEFQMKNMRFTLMLSRSFWRGFSGEGTVLSHLVDDVPDTWLDKLDNYAKIHEEFSLKDNHLQELSTTDFKNVATRLASMGLLGFDLTDQVYYYRKLPFKMNRIESLNPRYKNALKIIKKGDYKWLVKNKEIEVKGSGHYHKIVLSKEKSKCTCTWYASHQNERGDCKHILVGKILKNKEQTEIEKIIEELEL; this comes from the coding sequence ATGGATATCTCATATCAGTACTGCCAGGTTTCTAGCTTAAAAAAAACAGAAAAAGAAAGTAGACTTTTTCTAGCTCATTTTAATGAAGAATACTCGCAAGCTGAAACACCTTGTTTCTTTTGGGGCAAGCTTAATAACCCATACCTAGTAGCAAGAAGTTTGCTTACACTTTCTAAAGTTGTTGCCGCAAACTATATGCCTTTAGGCAGTTCTTTAAGAGATCCTGTAATTACTGCCGGTGGTAATAAATTGAGATTAGAAGCCTTTTCATCTTGCTGTAGTGTTTATGCAAAAGTAGATTTACTGCCCGCATCTTTAGAAGGTGATTTTTTACAGCAAGGCACCACAAACGTAGATTTTAATACTGAAATGATTTCTGCTTTAAGTAAAATCAGAAAAAATGAAGAAGTATTTTTTTCTATCGGAGAAAAAGATTTTGTGCTGCAAAAAGATAATAATAGCGTCGTAGAAAAAAAAGTCTCTTTACCCCTACGGTGGATAAAAGGTATGGCAACCGTTCAAGTTTTAGCTTCAGAATTAACGCCATTTTTAAAACTAGATAAACTCCAAATTCAATTACTTTTTAGAAGCGTACCAAAAGGAAATATCAATGACGATTATTATTTAAGTTTAAGAGGTAGAAGACCAAATCTATCACCGGTTAAATCGCCTAAGAGTATCTGTATTGGTGGTGTACATCGATTAAGGTTACTTGACGGATTGGTAAACTTAGCCGATTCGTTAACCATATATGCTATGGAAACAGAAAATGCCACGGCATTTGAGTTTCAAATGAAAAATATGCGTTTTACGCTTATGCTTTCTAGAAGTTTCTGGCGAGGTTTTTCGGGCGAAGGCACGGTATTAAGTCACTTAGTAGACGATGTACCCGATACTTGGTTAGACAAATTAGATAACTATGCCAAAATACATGAAGAATTTAGTTTAAAAGACAATCACTTACAGGAGTTAAGTACAACAGATTTTAAAAATGTTGCCACTAGGCTGGCTTCTATGGGCTTACTTGGTTTTGACCTTACTGACCAAGTGTATTATTATAGAAAGCTGCCTTTTAAAATGAACAGGATCGAAAGCTTAAACCCTAGGTATAAGAATGCTTTAAAGATCATTAAAAAAGGTGACTACAAATGGCTAGTAAAAAATAAAGAGATTGAAGTAAAAGGGAGTGGTCATTATCATAAAATAGTATTATCGAAAGAGAAGTCTAAATGCACCTGTACCTGGTATGCCAGCCACCAAAATGAAAGAGGAGATTGTAAGCATATTTTAGTGGGCAAAATCTTAAAAAATAAAGAGCAAACAGAAATCGAAAAAATAATAGAAGAACTAGAATTATGA
- a CDS encoding PIG-L family deacetylase, producing MTRILILLLTFSVFLSLTSCNENSQKPIDQKENLVQSNAFLKETNKGKTLMAIFAHPDDEIVISPILSKYQKEGVRIHLVIVTDGSNGVTPHANIPAGELLAKTRAEEALCVTKTLGINPPIFFKYTDGDLALKENINSLDEKIDSLFTSYKPNVVISFGPGGQYGHPDHRIVSNVVTEVFQRETSESLQNLLYYAYPKEISNKDISFKTNLVQWLNDNLKRTQKRFLTYRIPYNSEDLQLGHDASDCHKSQYTPDAIDDLLTIVSQTDSVLYFRPWNGSNEIKNNIFE from the coding sequence ATGACCCGTATATTAATACTGCTTCTCACCTTTTCCGTTTTTCTATCACTTACCAGCTGTAATGAAAACAGTCAAAAACCGATAGATCAAAAAGAAAATTTAGTCCAGAGTAATGCATTTCTAAAAGAAACCAACAAAGGCAAAACATTAATGGCAATTTTTGCCCATCCTGATGATGAGATCGTAATATCACCCATCCTTTCAAAATATCAGAAAGAGGGTGTTCGTATTCACTTGGTTATTGTTACCGATGGTTCTAACGGCGTTACTCCGCATGCGAATATTCCTGCGGGAGAATTACTTGCCAAAACGCGTGCAGAAGAGGCTTTGTGCGTTACAAAAACATTAGGAATTAATCCGCCGATATTTTTTAAGTATACTGATGGGGATTTAGCCCTAAAGGAAAACATCAACTCTTTAGATGAGAAGATTGATAGCTTATTTACAAGCTATAAACCAAACGTAGTCATTAGTTTCGGACCTGGCGGTCAATACGGACACCCAGACCATAGAATTGTTAGTAATGTGGTGACAGAGGTCTTTCAGAGAGAAACATCAGAATCGCTGCAGAACCTACTCTATTATGCTTATCCGAAGGAAATAAGTAATAAAGACATTAGCTTCAAAACAAATTTAGTGCAATGGTTGAACGATAACCTTAAAAGAACTCAAAAAAGATTTCTCACCTACAGAATTCCGTATAATTCAGAAGATTTACAACTTGGGCATGATGCTTCAGATTGTCATAAATCTCAATACACACCAGATGCCATTGATGATTTACTTACTATTGTTTCTCAAACAGATTCCGTACTTTATTTTAGACCTTGGAATGGCTCTAATGAAATTAAAAACAATATTTTCGAGTAA
- a CDS encoding transposase, whose product MYTKHFKYMYKNDGYVKRYSESFKLKVLAELTKGNHSKRQIALTYGIQSSTINVWIKKYDRKDLMNTRVTVQTDDELSRIKALQKELKQLKDLLIKKDLDKLVTDSYLEVAAENLGYRDVEELKKNLNIKP is encoded by the coding sequence ATGTATACAAAACACTTCAAGTATATGTATAAAAATGATGGATATGTAAAACGCTATAGTGAGAGCTTTAAGCTCAAGGTATTGGCAGAACTAACCAAAGGAAACCATTCCAAAAGACAAATTGCATTAACTTACGGTATACAATCCAGTACTATAAACGTATGGATAAAAAAGTACGATCGTAAAGATCTAATGAACACCCGTGTAACCGTGCAAACAGACGATGAACTTTCCCGTATCAAAGCCCTGCAAAAAGAGCTAAAGCAACTTAAGGACCTTCTTATTAAAAAAGACCTGGACAAATTGGTGACCGATAGCTATCTCGAGGTAGCTGCTGAGAATCTAGGTTATAGAGATGTTGAGGAATTAAAAAAAAACTTAAACATAAAGCCTTAA
- a CDS encoding alpha/beta hydrolase, translating into MKKLIKIIIRTLLFLLIIVTAYGLFLYQSDPYIKALVQNNESKLFYRPSTKIEPLNNFDYSEHILTVDDSIKIHSYVFNPSSEAKANIFLVRGNSGNTSQGQELIKPLVDNGFRVYSTDWRGYGKSSGVPNYKGVIKDTETAFVDFLHQTKNDSIKTIVYGMSLGGQLAVKLTKDNQTKIDALVLDGSLESAHSFITDNFRAFYLKSFTNDPNNYNQDYIAIRDITQITNTPKLIIHSINDRAVPFERGMNIFKAAKEPKIFWKTNTDHIKTLTDLPDEAIAKLNALIQ; encoded by the coding sequence ATGAAAAAACTAATCAAAATTATCATTCGAACACTTCTATTTTTACTAATTATAGTTACTGCTTACGGGCTTTTTCTTTATCAATCTGACCCCTATATAAAGGCATTGGTACAAAATAATGAATCTAAACTATTCTATAGACCTTCTACAAAAATTGAACCTTTGAATAATTTTGACTATTCAGAACATATACTTACCGTAGATGATTCTATTAAAATTCATAGCTATGTATTCAACCCCTCCTCAGAAGCTAAAGCAAATATTTTTTTAGTCCGTGGAAATAGCGGAAATACCAGTCAAGGTCAAGAATTAATTAAACCACTAGTCGATAATGGTTTTAGAGTGTATTCAACCGACTGGAGAGGCTACGGAAAGTCTAGTGGTGTTCCGAACTATAAAGGGGTTATAAAAGACACAGAAACGGCTTTTGTTGACTTTTTGCACCAGACAAAAAATGACAGTATAAAAACCATAGTATATGGTATGTCTTTAGGTGGTCAATTAGCGGTTAAGCTGACCAAAGACAACCAGACTAAAATTGACGCTTTAGTGCTCGACGGATCTTTAGAATCTGCACATAGTTTTATTACAGATAATTTTCGAGCGTTTTATTTAAAATCATTTACAAATGACCCTAATAACTATAATCAAGATTATATAGCCATTAGAGATATTACTCAAATAACGAATACTCCTAAACTCATTATACATAGTATTAATGATAGAGCCGTACCCTTCGAAAGAGGTATGAACATATTTAAAGCAGCTAAAGAGCCAAAAATATTTTGGAAAACAAATACCGATCACATTAAAACGCTAACAGATCTACCCGACGAAGCTATTGCCAAACTGAATGCTTTAATACAGTAG
- a CDS encoding carbon-nitrogen hydrolase family protein — MSKIIDTPDQNNLKIGMAQISPVWLNKEKTIDKIKDYIIKAGEDDCELVVFGEALLPGYPFWVSMTDGAQFDSKVQKEIHAHYIKNSIQIEAGELDEICALAKQHKIAIYLGLMERAKNRGGHSIYCSLVYINSDGEIKSVHRKLQPTYEERLTWAPGDGNGLRVHDLKNFTVGGLNCWENWMPLPRTALYGLGEDLHIAVWPGSDYNTADITRFIARESRSFVVSVSSLMSKADFPPDTPHLDTILENCPETLANGGSCIAGPDGEWILPPVIDKEGLITATIDFNRVLEERQNFDSVGHYSRPDVTKLTVNRERQSIIDVNE; from the coding sequence ATGTCCAAAATAATAGATACTCCCGATCAAAATAACCTTAAAATAGGTATGGCTCAAATCTCACCGGTTTGGCTAAATAAAGAGAAGACTATTGATAAAATCAAGGATTATATTATTAAAGCTGGTGAAGATGATTGCGAGCTTGTAGTTTTTGGTGAAGCTCTATTACCGGGTTATCCTTTTTGGGTTTCCATGACCGATGGTGCTCAGTTTGATTCTAAAGTACAGAAAGAAATTCATGCCCATTACATCAAAAATTCCATTCAAATTGAAGCGGGAGAATTAGACGAGATTTGTGCACTTGCAAAACAACATAAAATTGCCATCTACTTAGGGTTAATGGAACGAGCAAAAAATAGAGGCGGGCACAGTATTTACTGTTCGCTTGTTTATATAAATAGTGATGGTGAAATTAAGTCTGTGCATAGAAAATTACAACCTACCTATGAAGAACGATTAACATGGGCACCTGGTGATGGTAACGGATTACGGGTTCACGACTTAAAAAACTTTACTGTTGGCGGACTCAATTGTTGGGAAAATTGGATGCCTCTTCCACGTACCGCTTTATATGGTTTAGGAGAAGATTTGCATATTGCCGTATGGCCAGGATCAGATTATAATACCGCTGATATTACACGATTTATTGCAAGGGAATCAAGATCCTTTGTAGTTTCTGTTTCTAGCTTAATGAGCAAGGCAGATTTTCCGCCAGATACACCGCATTTAGATACTATTCTTGAAAACTGTCCAGAAACCCTAGCCAATGGTGGTTCTTGTATTGCCGGACCTGATGGAGAATGGATTTTACCTCCAGTTATTGATAAAGAGGGACTTATTACAGCAACCATCGATTTTAATAGAGTGCTAGAAGAACGC